Genomic DNA from Halomonas sp. BDJS001:
GCCAACAGCTCCTGGTCTACTTCTCCGCTCGCGGCCCAATCGCCGTTTCGGTCAAAGCGACCCCCCTGGTGCAGGGCAAACCAGCCATCCAGCAATACATTTGCGGGCCCGGTATCAAAACCGATCACTGGATCGGTCGGCTGGCTAGAGAGCCAGGTGAGATTGGCAAAGCCGCCTAAATTAAGCACCAACTGATGCGCGTTTGCTCGCCCAAATAGCGCCTGATGAAACGCCGGTGCCAGCGGTGCCGCTTGACCCCCAGCGGCTAAGTCGCGGCGACGAAAATCGGCGACCACCGTGCAGCCGGTAATTTCTGCCAGCAGGCTTGGATTATCCAACTGAAGCGTATACGCCGGCCCACCGTTGTGGCCTGCGGGAGCGTGTTCAATGGTTTGGCCGTGACTGCCGATGGCGCTGATCTGTTCTATACCCACTGAAAGGGGCGCTAATAAGTGCTGCACGGCTTGGGCCTGGCATTGGCAGAACGCGTGCTCCGCTGCTGCGAGCTGGGCAAAGCTCACCTGCTCCGCATGACACAGTGTGAGCAGCAGGCGATGTAGCTCATCTGGCATGGGTTCGGCATGGGTGGCCAATAAACGCGGCGGCGAGCCATTTTCGATAGCGATAAGTGCCGCATCAATACCGTCCAGGCTAGTGCCGGACATCAGGCCAATATAGTAAAGCGGCGAAGCGATAGGCGTTTTCATAAGCGAACTCGTACGAAGCGGGGCTGAGGCTAAACCAGGGTCAGCGCTAAACCAAGGCTCAACCAAGGCGAACGAGCATGGTAACATCGTCGGTTATTTATCACCTGAGCCCGGTATGGGCGGTTCTTTATAGTGGAGAGAGGCAATGAGTGAGGTGGATCAGGCTTTAGCGCTGCTGTCGCGGGGTACGCATGAAATCCTGGTAGAGGATGAGTTAAAAAAGAAGCTGGCTTCAGGCCGCAAACTGCGTATCAAAGCGGGTTTTGATCCCACGGCCCCTGACTTGCACCTGGGGCACAGCGTGTTGCTGACCAAAATGCGCCAGTTTCAGGATTTGGGGCACACGGTTATCTTTTTGATCGGTGACTTTACCGGGCGTATTGGTGACCCCACCGGCAAAAACGTGACGCGCAAACCGCTCACCGAAGAGGACGTGAAAGCTAACGCCGAAACCTATAAAGAGCAGGTGTTTAAAATTCTCGACCCAGAGAAAACCGAGGTGCGCTTTAACGCCGAATGGTTTGGCGAGCTCTCCGCTGCCAAAATGATTGAGCTGGCTGCCCAAAGCACCGTCGCTCGTATGCTGGAGCGGGATGACTTTGAAAAGCGCTATAAAGCCAATCAATCCATTGCGATCCACGAATTTCTCTACCCACTGGTACAAGGCTATGACTCGGTAGCCCTTGAAGCGGATGTGGAGCTTGGCGGCACCGACCAGAAGTTCAACCTGCTGATGGGGCGGGAGATTCAAAAGCACTTCGGCCAGGAGCCCCAGGTGGTCATCACCATGCCGCTGTTGGAAGGGCTGGACGGCGTGCAGAAGATGTCGAAGTCGCTAGGCAACTACATTGGTGTCGATGAAGCACCGGGTTCCATGTTCAACAAGCTGGTATCCATGCCGGATAGCTTAATGTGGCGCTACTTTGAGCTGCTCTCTTTGAAATCGAATGAAGAGATTGAGGCGCTCAAGCAGAGCGTTGAGCAGGGCGCGAACCCGCGGGATATCAAAATGGAGCTGGCGCGTGAGCTGATTGCCCGTTACCACGGGGACGAAGCGGCCGCCAATGCGCATAAGTCGGCGGGTAATCAGTTGGCCGATGGCGAGCTGCCGGAAGACCTGCCCGAAGTCACGGTTGATTTTGAGGGCAGTGAGCAAGCACCGATTGCAGCAGTGCTCAATCGAGCAGAGCTCGCGAACAACAGCGCCCAAGCCAAAGACATGTTGGGTAATGGCCGGGTCAAAGTCGATGGCGACGTCGTTGCCAAAGACACCATGCTGGCGACAGGTAAGAGCTATGTTATCCAAGCGGGTAAGAAACGTTACGCCCGTGTGACGCTTATTTGAACTTTCTGTCAAAAAGCCCTTGCCAACCCGGCAGCGAATCCGTAAAGTACGCATCCGCTGCCGGGGACGCCAAGCGTTGCCAGCGGTGCATAAGGTGTAAAAGCCTTGGTTTGTCAGGAGGTTAGAGCAAGTTGTATCGCTCGCCTCAGTCGCTAAAAAACAGCGATTGACAACCACCAGGAAATGCGTAGAATACGCCTTCCTCGCTGAGGCAAGCCAGTTCAACGGCGGCCAGATCACTTTCAAAGTGATCGTGACAGCGAAACAGCTCTTTAACAATTTGATCAGGTAATTCATGTGGGCGCTTGCTGATGTTGGTGACAAATCACCAAATATCAAGGCAAGCGACTCAAGCAATAAGGTTTTAAAGGATTCGTCCTTTAGGATCTGTTTTGAATGAATTCGTTTGAACCTTGAGCCAAGTTTGGTTCGCTTCTGTCACTTACGGGTGGCAGGTAAGAGCCGCATAGATCTTAAACTGAAGAGTTTGATCATGGCTCAGATTGAACGCTGGCGGCAGGCCTAACACATGCAAGTCGAGCGGTAACAGGGGTAGCTTGCTACCCGCTGACGAGCGGCGGACGGGTGAGTAATGCATAGGAATCTGCCCGGTAGTGGGGGATAACCTGGGGAAACCCAGGCTAATACCGCATACGTCCTACGGGAGAAAGGGGGCTTCGGCTCCCGCTATTGGATGAGCCTATGTCGGATTAGCTAGTTGGTAAGGTAATGGCTTACCAAGGCAACGATCCGTAGCTGGTCTGAGAGGATGATCAGCCACATCGGGACTGAGACACGGCCCGAACTCCTACGGGAGGCAGCAGTGGGGAATATTGGACAATGGGGGGAACCCTGATCCAGCCATGCCGCGTGTGTGAAGAAGGCCCTCGGGTTGTAAAGCACTTTCAGCGAGGAAGAACGCCTAGTGGTTAATACCCATTAGGAAAGACATCACTCGCAGAAGAAGCACCGGCTAACTCCGTGCCAGCAGCCGCGGTAATACGGAGGGTGCAAGCGTTAATCGGAATTACTGGGCGTAAAGCGCGCGTAGGTGGCTTGATAAGCCGGTTGTGAAAGCCCCGGGCTCAACCTGGGAACGGCATCCGGAACTGTCAGGCTAGAGTGCAGGAGAGGAAGGTAGAATTCCCGGTGTAGCGGTGAAATGCGTAGAGATCGGGAGGAATACCAGTGGCGAAGGCGGCCTTCTGGACTGACACTGACACTGAGGTGCGAAAGCGTGGGTAGCAAACAGGATTAGATACCCTGGTAGTCCACGCCGTAAACGATGTCGACCAGCCGTTGGGTGCCTAGAGCACTTTGTGGCGAAGTTAACGCGATAAGTCGACCGCCTGGGGAGTACGGCCGCAAGGTTAAAACTCAAATGAATTGACGGGGGCCCGCACAAGCGGTGGAGCATGTGGTTTAATTCGATGCAACGCGAAGAACCTTACCTACCCTTGACATCTACAGAAGCCGGAAGAGATTCTGGTGTGCCTTCGGGAACTGTAAGACAGGTGCTGCATGGCTGTCGTCAGCTCGTGTTGTGAAATGTTGGGTTAAGTCCCGTAACGAGCGCAACCCTTGTCCTTATTTGCCAGCACGTAATGGTGGGAACTCTAAGGAGACTGCCGGTGACAAACCGGAGGAAGGTGGGGACGACGTCAAGTCATCATGGCCCTTACGGGTAGGGCTACACACGTGCTACAATGGCCGGTACAAAGGGCGGCGAGCTCGCGAGAGTCAGCGAATCCCTTAAAGCCGGTCTCAGTCCGGATCGGAGTCTGCAACTCGACTCCGTGAAGTCGGAATCGCTAGTAATCGTGAATCAGAATGTCACGGTGAATACGTTCCCGGGCCTTGTACACACCGCCCGTCACACCATGGGAGTGGACTGCACCAGAAGTGGTTAGCCTAACGCAAGAGGGCGATCACCACGGTGTGGTTCATGACTGGGGTGAAGTCGTAACAAGGTAGCCGTAGGGGAACCTGCGGCTGGATCACCTCCTTAAACGATGCGTCACAGTTAGTAAGCGTCCACAATGAATTACCTGATCAGATAGCTGTTGATGCGCAGTGATAAGCCAGACGTCTTCGGCGTTGCCTTATCACTGCGTATAGCAGTCGCTCTTTAACAATGTATATCATGCTGACAAGAACACGCCGTAAGGTGTGCTTCTTAAATTGTGATACGTCTCAAGCGTATCCGGCAAAATAGAACGTTATCATTGCGACATCCAGACTCCTTCGGGTTATAGGGTCAAGCAATGAAGCGCACACGGTGGATGCCTAGGCAGCCAGAGGCGATGAAAGACGTGGTAGCCTGCGATAAGGTTCGGTGAGGTGGCAACAACCTGTGACCCGGACATCTCTGAATGGGGAAACCCACTCATCATAAGATGAGTATCGTGCCCTGAATACATAGGGGTACGAGGCGAACCAGGGGAACTGAAACATCTAAGTACCCTGAGGAAAAGAAATCAACCGAGATTCCCCCAGTAGCGGCGAGCGAACGGGGACCAGCCCTTAAGCATGAGACTGATTAGGCGAACACGCTGGGAAGCGTGGCCGTAGCGGGTGATAGCCCCGTAGTCGAAAATCTGATCATGTGAAATCGAGTAGGTCGGGGCACGAGAAACCTTGACTGAAGACGGGGGGACCATCCTCCAAGGCTAAATACTCCTGGCTGACCGATAGTGAACCAGTACCGTGAGGGAAAGGCGAAAAGAACCCCGGAGAGGGGAGTGAAATAGATCCTGAAACCGTGTGCGTACAAGCAGTCGGAGCCCACTTGTTGGGTGACGGCGTACCTTTTGTATAATGGGTCAGCGACTTATATTCAGTGGCGAGGTTAACCGTATAGGGGAGCCGTAGGGAAACCGAGTCTTAACTGGGCGACACAGTCGCTGGATATAGACCCGAAACCGAGCGATCTATCCATGAGCAGGGTGAAGGTTGAGTAACATCAACTGGAGGCCCGAACCAGGATCTGTTGAAAAAGATTTGGATGACTTGTGGATCGGAGTGAAAGGCTAATCAAGCTCGGAGATAGCTGGTTCTCCTCGAAAGCTATTTAGGTAGCGCCTCACGTAGTACCGCCGGGGGTAGAGCACTGTTTCGGCTAGGGGGTCATCCCGACTTACCAACCCGAGGCAAACTCCGAATACCGGTGAGTAACGCGTGGGAGACACACGGCGGGTGCTAACGTCCGTCGTGAAAAGGGAAACAACCCAGACCGTCAGCTAAGGTCCCGAAATCCTGGTTAAGTGGGAAACGATGTGGGAAGGCTCAGACAGCTAGGAGGTTGGCTTAGAAGCAGCCATCCTTTAAAGAAAGCGTAATAGCTCACTAGTCGAGTCGGCCTGCGCGGAAGATGTAACGGGGCTAAACCAGGTACCGAAGCTACGGGTTCATCCTATGGATGAGCGGTAGAGGAGCGTCGTGTAAGCCGATGAAGGTGGATTGAGAAGTCTGCTGGAGGTATCACGAGTGCGAATGCTGACATGAGTAACGATAAAGGGAGTGAAAAACTCCCTCGCCGGAAGACCAAGGGTTTCTGTTCGACGCTAATCGGAGCAGAGTGAGTCGGCCCCTAAGGCGAGGCCGAAAGGCGTAGTCGATGGGAAACGGGTCAATATTCCCGTACCGGACATGGTTGCGATGGGGGGACGAAGAAGGCTAGGTGAGCCAGGCGTTGGTAGTCCTGGTGAAAGTGAGTAGGCTGGGATCTTAGGTAAATCCGGGATCCTTTAAGGCCGAGACACGAGATGAACTGACCACGGTCAGGAAGTCACTGATGCCACGCTTCCAGGAAAAGCCTCTAAGCTTCAGATCATGTGCGACCGTACCCCAAACCGACACAGGTGGTCAGGGTGAGAATCCCAAGGCGCTTGAGAGAACTCGGGTGAAGGAACTAGGCAAAATGGTGCCGTAACTTCGGGAGAAGGCACGCCGGCGTAGGGTGAAGAGACTTGCTCTCCTAGCCCGAACCGGTCGAAGATACCAGGTGGCTGCAACTGTTTATTAAAAACACAGCACTCTGCTAACGCGCAAGCGGACGTATAGGGTGTGACGCCTGCCCGGTGCCGGAAGGTTAAATGATGGTGTTAGCCGCAAGGCGAAGCTCTTGATTGAAGCCCCGGTAAACGGCGGCCGTAACTATAACGGTCCTAAGGTAGCGAAATTCCTTGTCGGGTAAGTTCCGACCTGCACGAATGGCGTAATGATGGCCACGCTGTCTCCACCCGAGACTCAGTGAAATTGAAATCGCCGTGAAGATGCGGTGTACCCGCGGCTAGACGGAAAGACCCCGTGAACCTTTACTATAGCTTCACACTGGACGCTGATGTTGCCTGTGTAGGATAGCTGGGAGGCTTAGAAACCCGGACGCCAGTTCGGGCGGAGCCAACCTTGAAATACCAGCCTGGCATCATTGGCGTTCTCACTCAGGTCCGTTATCCGGATCGAGGACAGTGTGTGGTGGGTAGTTTGACTGGGGCGGTCTCCTCCTAAAGAGTAACGGAGGAGCACGAAGGTACCCTCAGCACGGTCGGACATCGTGCAATGAGTGCAAGAGCATAAGGGTGCTTGACTGCGAGACAGACACGTCGAGCAGGTGCGAAAGCAGGTTCTAGTGATCCGGTGGTTCTGTATGGAAGGGCCATCGCTCAACGGATAAAAGGTACTCCGGGGATAACAGGCTGATACCGCCCAAGAGTTCACATCGACGGCGGTGTTTGGCACCTCGATGTCGGCTCATCACATCCTGGGGCTGAAGTCGGTCCCAAGGGTATGGCTGTTCGCCATTTAAAGTGGTACGCGAGCTGGGTTTAGAACGTCGTGAGACAGTTCGGTCCCTATCTGCCGTGGGCGTTGGATGTTTGAGAAGGGCTGCTCCTAGTACGAGAGGACCGGAGTGGACGACCCTCTGGTGTTCCGGTTGTCACGCCAGTGGCATTGCCGGGTAGCTATGGTCGGACGGGATAACCGCTGAAAGCATCTAAGCGGGAAGCCCCCTTCAAGATGAGACATCCCTGAGGTTTGATCCTCCTGAAGGGCCCAGCGAGACCAGCTGGTTGATAGGCACGGTGTGGAAGCGCTGCAAGGCGTTGAGCTAACGTGTACTAATGGCCCGTGAGGCTTGACCCTATAACACCCAAGGGGTCTGGTCGTGATGATGACGTCAATGAAAAAGCCGGATACGCAGCGTGTGGCCCCAGCGACATAACGCCAGGGCGGCAAGCAATGAGACGCACACAATTTAATAGTCAGCATGATATGCATTAACAGTTACGCCTGACGACCATAGCATGCGTGAACCACCTGATCCCTTGCCGAACTCAGAAGTGAAACCGCTTAGCGCCGATGGTAGTGTGGGGTCTCCCCATGCGAGAGTAGGACATCGTCAGGCACTTATTATGAAAAATCCCCCGGGGCTTGCGCCTTGGGGGATTTTTTTGCCTCACACCTCACACCTCACACCGCTCACCTCACCCTAACGTACGGTTTTCCGGCGTTTTATGTCAGAATGCACTCCTCTAGGAGGAATGCCCATGACTCAGATGCGCTGGGAGCAGTTGCTTTCCCCACGTCGTCTTCACGACCAACGCTCAACAAGCACCCGCGAAATCGGCCGTAGTCCGTTTCATAAGGATCACGACCGAATTGTTTTCTCCGGTTCGTTTAGGCGCCTTGGGCGCAAAACCCAGGTGCATCCGCTGACCGAAAACGATCATATCCATACTCGCTTAACTCACTCGCTAGAGGTTGGATGTGTAGGCCGCTCTCTGGGGATGATTGTGGGTGAACTGCTGCATGATCGTTTGCCTGAATGGATCACCCCTGCGGATCTTGGCGTCATTATACAAACGGCATGCCTTGGCCATGACATTGGTAATCCCCCTTTTGGTCATG
This window encodes:
- a CDS encoding anhydro-N-acetylmuramic acid kinase; the protein is MKTPIASPLYYIGLMSGTSLDGIDAALIAIENGSPPRLLATHAEPMPDELHRLLLTLCHAEQVSFAQLAAAEHAFCQCQAQAVQHLLAPLSVGIEQISAIGSHGQTIEHAPAGHNGGPAYTLQLDNPSLLAEITGCTVVADFRRRDLAAGGQAAPLAPAFHQALFGRANAHQLVLNLGGFANLTWLSSQPTDPVIGFDTGPANVLLDGWFALHQGGRFDRNGDWAASGEVDQELLARLLSEPFFQQPPPRSTGRELFHMDWLQKYLSGQEAAADVQATLAELTAVSVAQGIEQLRIDNGPLTLITAGGGAHNGYLMQRLAYHLPHATFTSPAAYGWPEDWIEAGAFAWLAHQRLNHLPGNLPSVTGAAGPRVLGGIYAC
- the tyrS gene encoding tyrosine--tRNA ligase; amino-acid sequence: MSEVDQALALLSRGTHEILVEDELKKKLASGRKLRIKAGFDPTAPDLHLGHSVLLTKMRQFQDLGHTVIFLIGDFTGRIGDPTGKNVTRKPLTEEDVKANAETYKEQVFKILDPEKTEVRFNAEWFGELSAAKMIELAAQSTVARMLERDDFEKRYKANQSIAIHEFLYPLVQGYDSVALEADVELGGTDQKFNLLMGREIQKHFGQEPQVVITMPLLEGLDGVQKMSKSLGNYIGVDEAPGSMFNKLVSMPDSLMWRYFELLSLKSNEEIEALKQSVEQGANPRDIKMELARELIARYHGDEAAANAHKSAGNQLADGELPEDLPEVTVDFEGSEQAPIAAVLNRAELANNSAQAKDMLGNGRVKVDGDVVAKDTMLATGKSYVIQAGKKRYARVTLI